In the genome of Spirochaetia bacterium, one region contains:
- a CDS encoding dihydrofolate reductase produces the protein MKKILLTYPVPAQTLDQFTKDFSLTVADHKLSHEEVVSAVKEYNGLFVFGVKADRQVMDAGKKLEVIANFGVGYDNIDWKYATEKGIAVVNTPTQVTDATAEHTLALIISTMRDIAGYDRELRQGVWKTPLFSDRATELTDRTLGVIGFGRIGKAVAKKATGIGMNVIYYDVYRAQPELEKEYKVTYMEFDKVLANSDCITLHMPFTEKNRHLFNLETFRKMKKTAYFINCARGPIVNEKDLARALQEGIIKGAGLDVFENEPHPSPELLQLSNITLTPHVASSTMKARLGMAKEALSGIAAVLKGNIPYNVINPEVLKK, from the coding sequence ATGAAAAAAATACTACTTACTTATCCTGTACCGGCACAGACACTTGACCAATTCACAAAAGATTTCAGCCTTACCGTTGCAGACCACAAATTAAGTCACGAAGAAGTTGTCTCAGCTGTTAAGGAATACAACGGACTGTTTGTTTTTGGAGTCAAGGCTGACAGACAAGTCATGGACGCCGGGAAGAAACTCGAAGTCATAGCAAATTTTGGTGTCGGTTATGACAATATCGATTGGAAATATGCGACAGAAAAAGGAATTGCAGTAGTCAATACACCTACTCAGGTTACTGATGCAACAGCAGAACATACCCTTGCCTTGATCATTTCCACCATGCGCGATATTGCTGGTTATGACCGGGAATTGCGACAAGGTGTCTGGAAAACTCCCTTGTTTTCAGATCGGGCAACAGAGCTTACTGATCGGACACTGGGCGTTATCGGTTTTGGCCGTATAGGAAAGGCAGTTGCAAAGAAAGCTACAGGAATCGGTATGAATGTCATTTATTATGATGTATACCGCGCACAACCGGAACTTGAAAAAGAATATAAGGTTACCTATATGGAATTTGACAAAGTCCTTGCCAATAGTGATTGTATTACGTTGCATATGCCCTTTACAGAGAAAAACCGACATCTGTTCAACCTTGAAACTTTCAGAAAAATGAAAAAAACAGCTTATTTCATCAATTGTGCACGAGGTCCGATCGTCAATGAAAAAGATCTGGCAAGGGCCCTGCAGGAAGGTATCATAAAAGGAGCAGGATTGGACGTCTTTGAGAATGAGCCGCATCCTTCACCCGAATTATTACAGTTAAGTAATATTACGCTGACTCCACATGTGGCAAGTTCTACGATGAAAGCCCGTCTGGGAATGGCAAAGGAAGCACTTTCAGGCATTGCTGCTGTATTGAAGGGAAATATCCCTTATAATGTCATCAACCCTGAAGTATTGAAAAAATAA
- a CDS encoding D-2-hydroxyacid dehydrogenase: MDIVILDGYTENPGDLSWDGMKELGSLTVYDRTSLTDKAEIIKRIGNAGIIITNKTPIDRMVFDACPSIKYVGLLATGYNVVDVAYAKEKNIPVTNIPTYGTAAVGQFAIGLLLEICHHIGHHDQAVHEGRWEQNPDWCFWDYPLIELAGMNMGIIGFGRIGQTTGRIAQALGMKVLAYDAYRNPALESTTCKYVELDTLFSQSDVICLHCPLFPETKGIINKQNIAKMKDGVIIINNSRGPLVVEKDLKEALDSGKVAAAGVDVVSTEPIKKDNPLLSAKNCIITPHISWAPKASRQRLMDIAVNNVRAFLAGKPVNVVNK, encoded by the coding sequence ATGGACATAGTTATTTTGGACGGTTATACGGAAAATCCTGGAGACTTGTCTTGGGATGGGATGAAAGAGTTGGGGTCCCTTACTGTATATGACAGGACGTCATTGACAGATAAAGCCGAAATCATCAAACGAATCGGCAATGCAGGTATCATCATCACAAACAAGACTCCGATTGACCGTATGGTCTTTGATGCCTGTCCCTCAATCAAATACGTAGGGCTGCTTGCAACCGGATATAATGTAGTTGATGTTGCATATGCAAAGGAAAAAAATATCCCTGTTACAAATATCCCGACCTATGGTACTGCCGCTGTCGGCCAATTTGCCATCGGACTACTACTGGAAATCTGTCATCATATAGGCCATCACGACCAAGCAGTCCATGAAGGACGCTGGGAACAAAATCCTGACTGGTGCTTCTGGGACTATCCCTTGATTGAGTTGGCCGGCATGAATATGGGAATCATAGGTTTTGGCAGAATCGGACAGACCACAGGCCGGATTGCCCAAGCATTGGGCATGAAGGTCCTCGCCTATGATGCATACAGAAATCCTGCATTGGAAAGCACGACTTGCAAATATGTTGAGTTGGATACACTTTTTTCACAATCTGATGTCATTTGCCTCCATTGTCCTCTGTTCCCGGAAACAAAAGGTATAATCAATAAGCAGAATATTGCAAAAATGAAAGATGGAGTAATCATAATCAACAATTCCAGAGGTCCGTTGGTTGTTGAAAAGGACCTGAAAGAAGCATTGGACAGTGGAAAAGTTGCAGCGGCAGGAGTCGACGTCGTTTCAACGGAACCAATAAAAAAGGACAATCCGTTGCTATCGGCAAAGAACTGTATCATTACCCCGCACATATCTTGGGCTCCGAAAGCTTCGCGGCAAAGACTTATGGATATTGCCGTAAACAATGTCAGGGCATTTCTTGCAGGAAAACCGGTGAATGTAGTCAATAAATAA
- a CDS encoding GntP family permease yields the protein MGRFFLVLVLAVVVLVLLIVKFGVHPVISLFIGGMIAGMGFGYGLKGTITTYTAGFGSTLGGIGCTIIFGSIIAQGIRDTGSVKSLVNFFTRLSKGKNMELSTGLSSYIMSIPVFGDITEVLMAPLASLISKRANKSMSTMAGYTMLGCSLTHSMVPPTPGILAVALLLGADLGIVITMGIIITVIAFFLTWLLTRNWVAKEYIPPRSDYVIGVEKMKGNDYHELLVVEDRLPGILAAASPILVPVILIAASSFANMNLAKDNIVRQILNAIGERNIALFIGVIITFILGATYKDKVLKNRKQYKGEQAGIFKTMAFSWVNEGLEVALLPLIITAMGGGLSAIIKAYPNIKELGNLIANVHFPAALVPVLIGTIMMVSVGSRTTAGMTAAAICAPIMTIMGLSPVATTILIGSGTMIGSHVSDSGFWIGTSLFNLNTKQGLKYITLLQAICGIFCILLSLSFLKIGLF from the coding sequence ATGGGTCGTTTTTTCCTTGTGCTTGTACTTGCTGTTGTCGTACTTGTCTTGCTGATTGTCAAATTCGGAGTACATCCTGTCATTTCATTGTTCATAGGAGGCATGATTGCAGGAATGGGCTTCGGTTATGGACTGAAAGGAACCATCACTACATATACTGCAGGTTTTGGTTCAACATTAGGTGGCATCGGCTGTACCATAATATTCGGTTCAATCATTGCCCAGGGAATCAGAGATACGGGCTCTGTCAAGTCATTGGTCAATTTCTTTACCAGACTGTCAAAAGGTAAAAATATGGAATTGTCTACAGGACTTTCTTCATATATCATGTCAATACCCGTCTTCGGCGATATAACGGAAGTGCTGATGGCACCTTTGGCTTCTTTGATTTCAAAAAGAGCCAATAAATCGATGTCAACTATGGCAGGCTATACTATGCTCGGTTGTTCCCTGACACATTCTATGGTGCCACCGACACCAGGCATCCTTGCCGTAGCACTCCTTCTGGGCGCAGATTTGGGTATTGTCATTACCATGGGTATTATCATCACTGTCATTGCATTTTTTCTCACATGGTTACTTACCCGGAACTGGGTCGCAAAAGAATATATTCCGCCCCGTTCAGATTATGTCATCGGTGTCGAAAAAATGAAAGGGAACGACTATCACGAGTTGTTGGTCGTCGAAGACAGATTGCCTGGTATCCTTGCTGCAGCTTCTCCGATCCTGGTCCCAGTCATTCTTATTGCAGCTTCTTCCTTCGCCAACATGAACCTTGCAAAAGACAATATCGTACGACAAATCCTCAATGCCATAGGAGAAAGAAATATAGCATTGTTCATCGGTGTTATCATAACTTTCATTCTGGGTGCAACATATAAAGATAAAGTTTTGAAAAACCGGAAACAGTATAAAGGTGAGCAAGCAGGCATTTTCAAAACCATGGCTTTCAGTTGGGTCAATGAAGGCTTGGAAGTCGCATTGTTACCTTTGATCATCACAGCAATGGGCGGTGGACTAAGTGCCATAATAAAGGCTTATCCTAATATCAAGGAACTTGGAAATCTGATTGCCAACGTACATTTTCCTGCAGCACTTGTACCTGTACTTATCGGTACCATCATGATGGTTTCCGTCGGTTCAAGAACTACTGCAGGCATGACTGCTGCAGCAATCTGTGCACCTATCATGACCATCATGGGGTTGTCTCCCGTTGCAACGACCATTCTGATTGGCAGCGGTACAATGATTGGCTCTCATGTCAGTGACAGCGGTTTTTGGATCGGGACATCTTTGTTTAATCTGAATACAAAACAAGGGCTCAAATATATTACATTACTGCAAGCTATCTGTGGTATTTTCTGTATTCTTTTGTCCCTTTCTTTTCTAAAGATCGGATTATTCTAA
- a CDS encoding AraC family transcriptional regulator — protein MENDYPKLVSREAKLIKEHGFAIHFHNGGPTGSCFYHFHDYYEANLYLGNKELNYIAKGTIYPLVRGDIVLCNIFEPHYFQTPESKYYERLSIGVDANYLLRYSTETTNLLALFNPSQKQYPILHLRYDGLERFLEILRLLQTTEQAIDRQLTEEALAHFFFAVLYDEYAKEDESIATVKSNNRYFKIIGELISYIEMHLQEKISLKELSGAVNYSPQYISKLFKEITNYSIVEYIVDKRISLAKKLLREDNLITNIAAQSGFNNYSYFYKAFKRHVKMSPEEYRQLCLSEKNNKEEKI, from the coding sequence ATGGAAAATGATTATCCCAAACTGGTCTCCAGGGAAGCAAAGCTCATCAAGGAACATGGCTTTGCCATTCATTTCCATAACGGAGGTCCGACAGGTTCTTGTTTTTATCATTTCCATGATTATTACGAAGCAAATTTATATCTCGGCAACAAAGAGCTAAACTACATTGCAAAGGGTACCATATATCCTCTTGTCAGAGGAGACATAGTCCTATGCAATATTTTTGAACCCCACTATTTCCAAACCCCAGAAAGTAAATATTATGAAAGGCTCAGCATCGGGGTCGATGCAAATTATTTGCTCCGATATTCTACAGAAACAACAAACCTCCTGGCACTATTCAACCCTTCGCAAAAGCAGTATCCCATCTTGCATCTTCGCTATGACGGTTTGGAACGGTTCTTGGAAATCCTCAGGCTTCTGCAAACCACAGAACAAGCAATAGACAGACAGTTGACAGAAGAAGCTCTGGCACATTTCTTTTTTGCTGTACTCTATGATGAATATGCAAAAGAAGATGAAAGCATTGCAACAGTGAAAAGCAACAATCGATACTTCAAAATCATTGGGGAATTGATTTCTTATATAGAAATGCATCTTCAGGAGAAAATCTCACTTAAGGAATTATCGGGTGCAGTAAACTACAGTCCACAGTACATTTCGAAACTATTCAAGGAAATAACAAATTATTCGATTGTAGAATACATTGTGGACAAGAGAATATCCCTTGCAAAGAAATTGCTCCGCGAAGACAACTTGATAACAAATATTGCAGCTCAATCTGGATTCAACAATTACAGCTATTTTTACAAAGCATTTAAAAGACATGTAAAAATGAGTCCAGAAGAATATAGGCAACTTTGCCTTTCTGAAAAGAACAATAAAGAAGAAAAAATATAG